In one window of Mucilaginibacter auburnensis DNA:
- a CDS encoding c-type cytochrome, with amino-acid sequence MKKVVKIIVYSAIVLVVLVITAVVYITTALPNVGEPENIKVELTPSRIARGKYLATNVVVCVDCHSPHDWNRLGGPMDTTRLGAGGEKFDAGVGFPGSVVVPNITPYNLKSWTDGELFRAITTGVRKDGSAIFPLMPWKFYSKMDREDVYAIIAYVRTLKPIEATHPKASLDFPLNILVHTMPQKAELGKIPNPADSVAYGKYLVTSAGCMDCHSQDNNGEYLPGLEYAGGKAFKVGGVTVHSANITPDAKTGLGNWTSEQFVARFKSYADASKAPLVKPGEFQTIMPWWNYANMTETDLKAVYTYLRTLKPVKNEVTKITVNSAQNSM; translated from the coding sequence ATGAAAAAAGTAGTCAAAATTATTGTCTATTCGGCAATAGTATTGGTGGTTTTGGTTATAACCGCCGTGGTTTACATTACAACTGCGCTTCCCAATGTTGGAGAACCTGAAAATATAAAAGTAGAACTCACCCCGTCTCGTATTGCCCGGGGTAAGTATCTGGCAACCAACGTTGTCGTATGTGTGGATTGCCATTCTCCGCACGATTGGAACAGACTTGGTGGTCCTATGGACACTACCCGCTTAGGTGCCGGCGGCGAAAAATTTGATGCCGGTGTTGGCTTCCCGGGCAGTGTTGTTGTACCAAACATCACCCCATATAATTTAAAAAGCTGGACAGATGGTGAGCTTTTCAGAGCAATCACCACAGGGGTTAGAAAAGACGGGTCTGCTATATTCCCATTAATGCCATGGAAGTTTTATTCAAAAATGGATAGGGAAGATGTTTATGCAATTATTGCCTATGTGCGCACACTGAAACCTATTGAGGCTACCCACCCAAAAGCAAGTCTTGATTTTCCCTTAAATATTTTGGTGCACACTATGCCGCAAAAAGCGGAGTTGGGAAAGATCCCAAATCCTGCAGATTCTGTCGCCTATGGCAAATATCTTGTAACATCTGCCGGATGCATGGATTGCCACTCGCAGGATAATAACGGCGAATATTTGCCAGGTTTAGAATATGCCGGCGGCAAAGCCTTTAAAGTGGGCGGAGTAACTGTTCATTCAGCAAACATTACACCCGATGCCAAAACGGGTTTAGGTAATTGGACCTCTGAGCAATTCGTTGCAAGATTTAAGTCGTATGCTGATGCTTCGAAAGCACCGCTTGTTAAACCTGGTGAATTCCAAACCATTATGCCGTGGTGGAATTATGCTAACATGACTGAAACTGATTTGAAAGCAGTTTATACCTATCTGCGTACGCTTAAACCGGTTAAAAACGAGGTGACAAAAATTACCGTCAATTCCGCTCAGAATAGCATGTAA
- a CDS encoding head GIN domain-containing protein, translating to MKVPYKFIGAAFLATILFTSQACKENCLQGSGNEKTDKRQLTAFSQLEITGSFNVTLVQDSSNAVTITADDNIVSVIKTDVSGDKLKISSDKKNLCSTKEIAITIGVRNLKAISASGAIDMASRGHLNLGDLDIDLAGATKLNLDVTAANIETEASGVNEITLKGQARSHKIEFSGSGNLKAFDLVTGNYNIESSGQSDCEINVLNELNIHTTGASEIKYKGTPTKINKSKTGALTLTKTD from the coding sequence ATGAAAGTTCCTTACAAATTTATTGGCGCGGCATTTTTAGCAACTATTTTATTTACCAGTCAGGCATGTAAAGAAAATTGCCTGCAAGGATCGGGCAATGAGAAAACAGACAAGCGGCAGTTAACCGCTTTTAGTCAACTGGAAATAACTGGCAGCTTTAATGTTACATTGGTTCAGGACAGCTCAAATGCTGTAACAATTACAGCAGACGATAATATTGTAAGTGTAATAAAAACTGACGTTAGCGGCGATAAACTTAAAATATCATCAGACAAGAAAAACCTATGCAGCACTAAAGAGATAGCGATAACTATTGGCGTGCGGAATCTGAAAGCAATTTCCGCTTCCGGCGCAATTGACATGGCTTCAAGGGGGCATCTTAATTTAGGCGATTTAGATATTGATCTGGCCGGCGCTACTAAGTTGAATTTGGATGTTACTGCGGCAAATATTGAAACAGAAGCAAGCGGTGTAAACGAAATTACATTGAAGGGGCAGGCTCGTTCGCACAAAATTGAGTTTAGCGGCAGCGGAAATTTAAAAGCTTTTGATTTGGTTACAGGCAATTATAATATAGAAAGCTCTGGCCAGAGCGACTGCGAGATCAACGTTTTAAACGAATTAAACATACACACCACCGGTGCCAGTGAAATAAAATACAAGGGAACGCCGACAAAAATTAACAAAAGCAAAACAGGTGCCTTAACACTTACTAAAACAGATTAA
- a CDS encoding GIN domain-containing protein, with translation MKTNIITLIAVATLGLTTTSKTFAKTADSNYVTVLNNATKINSIEANGNVEVYIVSGAKDGVKVFDSYYNQNALVQNENGVLRVTSYKKEKLVIEVTVTDLRSITATGNAVVKADGRLSTIELNVDLSDNALAQLKVDALSAKFNVNDRAKADISGTIEDYELNYSRSSSVNRTDLAATNRAEKITTPLSQPAKPAIADVTNIASL, from the coding sequence ATGAAAACTAATATAATAACTCTGATCGCTGTAGCAACTTTAGGTTTAACCACTACAAGCAAAACTTTTGCAAAAACTGCAGACAGTAACTATGTAACCGTTTTAAATAACGCTACTAAAATTAACAGCATTGAAGCTAATGGCAACGTTGAAGTATACATTGTTAGCGGCGCTAAAGATGGTGTTAAGGTTTTTGACAGCTACTATAACCAAAATGCTTTGGTACAAAACGAAAACGGTGTTTTACGTGTAACATCATACAAAAAAGAAAAATTGGTAATTGAAGTTACCGTTACTGATCTCCGCTCTATCACCGCTACCGGCAACGCGGTTGTAAAAGCCGACGGAAGACTTTCAACCATAGAATTAAACGTTGATTTGAGCGATAATGCCCTTGCTCAGCTAAAGGTGGATGCGCTATCAGCAAAATTCAACGTCAATGATCGTGCAAAAGCGGACATCAGCGGAACAATTGAAGATTATGAGTTGAACTACAGCCGTTCATCATCAGTAAACAGAACTGATTTGGCTGCCACCAACCGTGCTGAGAAAATAACAACCCCGCTTTCTCAACCTGCTAAACCGGCAATTGCAGACGTAACAAACATTGCCAGTCTTTAA
- a CDS encoding RecQ family ATP-dependent DNA helicase yields the protein MTIQQILKTYWNHDAFRPMQEDIIQSVLLGFDTLALLPTGGGKSVCFQVPALAKPGICIVVSPLIALMKDQVENLKSKGIEAVAIVSGMGNREVDIALDNCVYGGVKFLYLSPERLLSELVQERIRYMNVNLLAVDEAHCISQWGYDFRPPYLHIAYLRKLHPNVPVLALTATATADVRSDIQDKLLFKKPNVFSKSFERRNIAYVVRHEEDKLRKLLEVVNGVKGSGIVYVQTRRECAELAKFLVNNRIKADMYHAGLTSDERAKKQESWKSNHTQVMVATNAFGMGIDKPDVRFVIHKDAPNSLEAYYQEAGRAGRDEAKAYAVLLYNQSDRYKMLKKYELSFPSVDEIKRIYSHIGSYYHIAYGAGAGVSFDLDLGDFCSKFKLDVTKTINAFKFLERDEYISFNESVFLPSRFRFEVEHETLYNFQIQNQGWDAFVKSILRSYGGAFESYVRLKEFDVARRSGLSVQQVIEGLKQLQEYGLLSYFPQNDQPQLTFIKPRQQQVYINTAYIEERKAMYKRKMEAVFAYASHKQCRSQLLLAYFDEPGADKCEVCDVCLEEKRQHSAADTRDEITNDIVQLLGSSPADLDNLVSAIKSGTEKEALDTIRQLLDAGKIRFNGEKYYL from the coding sequence ATGACTATTCAGCAAATCCTAAAAACTTATTGGAACCACGACGCCTTCCGGCCCATGCAGGAAGACATTATTCAATCGGTTTTGTTAGGATTTGATACCTTGGCGCTTTTGCCAACAGGTGGTGGAAAATCAGTTTGCTTTCAGGTGCCTGCTTTAGCTAAACCGGGTATCTGCATAGTAGTATCTCCGCTTATCGCCTTGATGAAAGATCAGGTGGAAAACCTAAAATCAAAAGGCATTGAAGCTGTAGCCATTGTATCGGGCATGGGCAACCGAGAAGTGGATATTGCTTTGGATAACTGCGTTTATGGTGGTGTTAAGTTTCTGTATTTATCTCCAGAACGATTATTGTCAGAACTGGTGCAGGAGCGCATCAGGTATATGAATGTCAATCTGTTGGCGGTTGATGAGGCGCATTGCATATCGCAATGGGGTTATGATTTCCGGCCACCTTATCTTCATATTGCCTATCTTCGCAAGCTTCATCCCAATGTGCCCGTTTTGGCTTTAACGGCCACTGCAACAGCTGACGTAAGAAGTGATATTCAGGATAAGCTGCTTTTTAAAAAGCCAAATGTTTTCAGTAAAAGCTTTGAACGGAGGAATATTGCCTATGTAGTAAGGCATGAAGAAGATAAGTTGCGCAAACTGCTTGAGGTGGTGAACGGTGTAAAAGGCAGCGGTATAGTTTACGTTCAAACCCGCCGGGAGTGTGCAGAACTGGCCAAGTTTCTTGTAAATAACCGCATTAAGGCCGATATGTACCACGCCGGCCTGACCTCTGATGAACGCGCTAAAAAACAGGAAAGTTGGAAAAGCAACCATACACAAGTTATGGTAGCAACCAACGCCTTTGGTATGGGCATAGACAAACCAGACGTAAGATTTGTTATTCACAAAGACGCGCCTAACAGTTTGGAAGCTTATTACCAGGAGGCCGGCAGGGCGGGGCGTGACGAAGCGAAAGCCTATGCGGTGCTGTTGTACAATCAAAGTGATCGCTACAAAATGCTAAAAAAGTATGAGCTCAGTTTTCCTTCCGTTGATGAGATAAAACGGATTTATAGCCATATAGGCAGTTATTATCATATTGCTTATGGGGCAGGAGCAGGGGTAAGTTTTGATCTTGATCTGGGCGATTTTTGTTCTAAGTTTAAGTTAGATGTAACCAAAACCATTAACGCTTTTAAGTTTTTGGAGCGCGATGAATATATTAGTTTTAATGAGAGCGTATTTTTACCATCTCGTTTCAGGTTTGAGGTAGAGCACGAAACGTTGTACAACTTTCAGATACAAAACCAGGGTTGGGACGCTTTTGTTAAATCCATCCTTCGATCATATGGCGGTGCGTTCGAGAGTTACGTACGATTAAAGGAATTTGATGTCGCCCGCAGAAGCGGCTTAAGCGTGCAACAGGTTATTGAGGGATTAAAGCAATTGCAGGAGTACGGGCTGTTAAGTTACTTCCCACAAAACGATCAGCCGCAACTTACTTTTATTAAGCCACGCCAACAACAGGTGTATATTAATACGGCTTATATAGAAGAGCGCAAAGCAATGTATAAACGCAAAATGGAAGCGGTGTTTGCTTACGCCTCACATAAACAGTGCCGCAGTCAGTTATTACTGGCATACTTTGATGAGCCCGGCGCGGATAAATGCGAGGTATGCGATGTTTGTCTGGAAGAAAAAAGGCAACATAGCGCAGCCGATACCCGCGATGAAATTACCAATGATATTGTTCAGCTATTAGGCAGTTCCCCGGCCGATCTGGATAATTTAGTAAGCGCTATAAAAAGCGGTACCGAAAAAGAAGCGCTTGATACTATTCGGCAATTATTAGATGCCGGCAAGATCCGTTTCAACGGCGAAAAATACTATCTATAG
- a CDS encoding amidohydrolase family protein — MTCKDEMMKVLSIFSLIIAVSLSATAQTKWNVETPPGISKKVTITTDEGTWMNLDVSPDGKTIVFDLLGDIYSVPVTGGKATLLSGGKSWEVQPRFSPDGKQISFTSDRDGADNIWTMNADGSNRRAVTKETFRLLNNASWTPDGQYLVARKHFTGTRSLGAGEMWLYHKTGGEGIQLTKRKNDQQDAGEPVVSPDGNYIYWSEDVTPGPTFQYNKDPYAGIYSIKRLDRKTGDIETVTGGSGGACRPQLSPDGKLMAFVKRSRLKSALFIRNLETAEEWSVYDDLSHDQQETWAIFGTYPNFNWMPDGHHIIFYAKGKIWNLDTDALTAANIPFEVTSQQTITDALHFQQKVFQDEFTPKMIRQLTTSPDGKFVAFNAAGYIYLKELPKGELVRVDTMRYFQYEPSFSPDGKKLAYVSWSDELKGAINTIDLTTKQVTRVTVDKGFYYTPRFSNKGDKLIYRKGEGNNVLGYAFGLNPGIYTIPVTGGKPQLLSKTGINAQFSADDSKIYFQTNENGSKVFKVMDVSGANQRTLYTSKYATQFAPSPDGKWMAFTELFNCYVTPMVSSGSPQELSATNKALPLNKLTRDAGTYIHWSKDSQKLMWTLGPKYFTRDIRNAFPFVEGGTDKTPALDTVGVDIGLKLKTDVPAGKIALINARIITMRSDEVIENGTIIIEQNRIVAVGKTAEIQPPADAKVFDLAGKTIIPGLVDVHAHLNPSPDGVSPQQDWNYYANLAYGVTTAHDPSSNTEMVFSQNDMLKAGNMVGPRVYSTGTILYGADGDFKAVINNLDDALSHLRRLKAVGAFSVKSYNQPRREQRQQIIEAARLLQLEVVPEGGSTFFTNMNMILDGHTGIEHNIPVWPVYKDVKQLWNNSKTGYTPTLIVAYGTQFGENYWFDRSEVWKNDNLLSYVPPTSVDARSRRRTTSEYGDYGHIEISKYVKQISDGGTKINLGSHGQLQGLGAHWEMWMLGQGGMSAMQILRSATINGAAYLGMDKEIGSIERGKLADMVILNQNPLEDIRHSDNIKYVMVNGRMYDTDTMNEVGSGNKIRLNFWWQQSRGGGVVLPVNNTETYQFTSDNSD; from the coding sequence TTGACCTGTAAAGATGAAATGATGAAGGTACTGTCTATATTTTCCCTAATAATTGCTGTATCGCTATCAGCAACCGCTCAAACCAAATGGAACGTTGAAACTCCGCCCGGCATCTCCAAAAAAGTTACCATCACAACTGATGAAGGAACGTGGATGAATCTGGATGTAAGTCCTGATGGTAAGACCATTGTATTTGACCTTTTGGGCGACATATACAGCGTGCCTGTTACAGGCGGGAAAGCTACTTTATTATCTGGCGGAAAAAGTTGGGAAGTACAACCAAGATTTAGTCCGGATGGTAAACAGATCTCTTTTACCAGTGATCGCGATGGTGCAGATAACATCTGGACAATGAACGCAGATGGCAGCAACAGGCGCGCTGTTACCAAAGAAACTTTCAGGCTATTAAATAATGCATCCTGGACACCTGACGGGCAATATCTGGTGGCGCGTAAGCACTTTACAGGCACACGTTCATTAGGAGCCGGCGAAATGTGGTTATACCACAAAACCGGCGGCGAGGGCATTCAATTAACAAAGCGCAAAAATGATCAGCAAGATGCCGGAGAACCTGTAGTGTCTCCTGACGGTAATTACATATACTGGAGCGAAGACGTTACGCCCGGCCCCACATTTCAATACAACAAAGACCCTTACGCGGGTATTTATTCTATTAAAAGACTCGACCGTAAAACAGGCGATATTGAAACTGTAACCGGTGGTTCAGGCGGCGCTTGTCGTCCTCAGCTGTCGCCAGATGGAAAGTTGATGGCATTTGTAAAACGTTCAAGGCTAAAGTCAGCTTTGTTTATACGCAATTTAGAGACTGCGGAAGAATGGTCTGTTTACGATGACTTGTCACATGATCAACAGGAAACCTGGGCCATTTTTGGCACCTACCCTAACTTTAACTGGATGCCGGATGGCCACCACATTATATTTTATGCTAAAGGAAAAATATGGAACCTGGATACTGATGCGTTGACCGCCGCTAACATACCGTTTGAAGTTACATCTCAACAAACCATTACTGACGCGCTTCACTTTCAGCAAAAGGTTTTCCAGGATGAGTTCACACCTAAAATGATAAGACAGCTAACCACCTCTCCTGATGGCAAGTTTGTTGCCTTTAATGCTGCCGGATATATTTATTTGAAAGAGCTACCAAAAGGAGAACTTGTAAGAGTTGATACCATGCGGTATTTTCAATATGAACCATCTTTTAGTCCGGATGGTAAAAAATTAGCTTACGTTTCATGGAGCGACGAGTTGAAAGGCGCCATTAATACTATTGATCTTACAACTAAACAGGTTACACGCGTTACTGTTGATAAAGGTTTTTACTATACTCCGCGCTTTTCTAACAAAGGCGATAAACTCATTTACAGAAAAGGCGAAGGCAACAATGTATTAGGCTATGCTTTTGGCCTTAACCCTGGCATTTACACTATACCTGTTACGGGTGGCAAGCCCCAATTGCTGAGTAAAACGGGCATCAACGCTCAATTTTCTGCCGACGACAGTAAGATCTATTTTCAAACTAACGAGAACGGCAGTAAGGTTTTTAAGGTAATGGATGTTAGCGGCGCCAACCAACGAACTCTTTATACTTCAAAATATGCCACACAATTTGCTCCGAGTCCTGATGGTAAATGGATGGCATTTACTGAACTTTTTAATTGCTATGTAACACCAATGGTAAGCAGTGGCAGCCCGCAGGAGCTATCTGCTACAAACAAAGCGCTGCCATTGAATAAGCTTACACGAGATGCTGGAACTTACATTCATTGGAGTAAAGACAGCCAAAAGTTGATGTGGACGTTGGGTCCTAAATATTTCACCCGGGATATTAGAAATGCATTTCCGTTTGTTGAAGGCGGTACAGACAAAACCCCTGCCTTGGATACTGTTGGCGTGGATATAGGCTTAAAGTTAAAAACTGATGTGCCAGCTGGCAAGATCGCTCTTATTAACGCGCGCATCATTACTATGAGAAGTGATGAGGTAATAGAAAACGGGACTATTATTATTGAACAAAACAGAATAGTGGCGGTAGGTAAAACGGCGGAAATACAGCCACCTGCCGATGCAAAAGTATTTGATCTGGCAGGGAAAACCATTATACCGGGTTTAGTTGACGTACACGCGCATTTAAATCCAAGTCCGGATGGTGTTAGTCCGCAGCAGGATTGGAACTATTATGCCAATCTTGCTTATGGTGTAACCACAGCGCATGATCCATCAAGCAATACCGAGATGGTTTTCAGTCAGAATGATATGCTGAAAGCAGGCAACATGGTTGGCCCCCGGGTTTACTCAACAGGCACCATTTTGTATGGAGCTGATGGCGATTTTAAAGCGGTGATCAATAACCTGGACGATGCCTTATCACACCTGCGCAGGCTGAAAGCTGTTGGCGCGTTTTCGGTAAAAAGCTATAATCAGCCCCGTCGTGAGCAAAGACAGCAAATCATTGAAGCCGCGCGCTTGTTACAGTTAGAAGTGGTGCCTGAAGGCGGCTCAACGTTTTTTACTAACATGAATATGATATTGGATGGGCACACCGGCATTGAACACAACATACCTGTTTGGCCCGTTTATAAAGATGTTAAGCAATTATGGAACAATAGCAAAACCGGTTATACTCCTACCTTGATCGTTGCTTACGGAACCCAATTTGGCGAGAATTACTGGTTTGACAGAAGCGAGGTTTGGAAGAACGATAACCTGCTGAGCTATGTGCCCCCAACGTCGGTTGACGCGCGCTCCCGCCGAAGAACAACATCCGAATATGGCGATTATGGGCATATAGAAATATCAAAATATGTTAAGCAAATAAGTGATGGCGGCACGAAGATAAACCTCGGCTCGCATGGACAATTACAGGGTTTGGGGGCACATTGGGAAATGTGGATGCTGGGTCAGGGTGGTATGTCTGCAATGCAAATACTGCGCAGCGCAACTATAAATGGCGCGGCTTATTTGGGAATGGATAAAGAGATCGGCTCAATTGAAAGAGGAAAATTAGCTGATATGGTTATTTTAAATCAGAACCCGCTGGAAGATATCCGCCATAGCGATAATATTAAATATGTAATGGTGAATGGCCGCATGTATGATACCGACACCATGAATGAGGTAGGCAGCGGTAATAAAATACGCCTGAATTTTTGGTGGCAGCAAAGCCGCGGCGGTGGCGTTGTATTACCCGTCAACAACACAGAAACTTATCAATTCACAAGCGATAACAGCGACTAA
- a CDS encoding winged helix-turn-helix transcriptional regulator: MIVYVFVESKGIFVLTFLQVLTLKYVPMTAIKESSTININKRANRANCPVSFVISKLGGNWKPLILFQLMTGPKRYSELKRAIPTVTEKMLIQHLKELHEDGLINRHSENVVPPVVTYSLSADGEELGPIMDEMVKWATPRFNNPA, encoded by the coding sequence ATGATTGTGTATGTTTTTGTTGAAAGCAAAGGTATATTTGTACTTACTTTTTTACAAGTACTTACCCTAAAGTATGTACCCATGACAGCAATAAAAGAATCTTCAACAATTAACATTAATAAACGGGCTAACAGGGCTAATTGTCCGGTAAGCTTTGTTATCAGCAAATTAGGGGGTAACTGGAAACCGCTGATTCTGTTTCAATTGATGACCGGCCCCAAAAGGTACAGCGAGCTAAAACGTGCTATACCTACAGTAACAGAGAAAATGCTTATACAGCACCTTAAAGAATTGCATGAGGATGGCCTTATCAACCGCCATTCAGAGAACGTGGTGCCTCCGGTAGTAACCTATAGCTTAAGCGCTGATGGGGAGGAGTTAGGCCCCATTATGGATGAGATGGTAAAATGGGCAACGCCAAGGTTTAATAACCCGGCTTAA
- a CDS encoding NAD(P)H-binding protein, with the protein MKIIITGSLGNISRPLSTTLAAKGHNVTVISSDNKKVEQIKSIGATPAIGSVSDETFLTTTFTGADVVYLMVPTDFSAPDIKANIASVGEHYANAVKAAGVKKVVMLSSLGAHLPEGTGPIAGIHRVEETLKKLEGVDLLILRPSYFYNNFYADIAMIKNAGIIGSNIGANQDLVIVDPEDIAAVAAENIEKGFTGTQVVYIASDKRKLSEVAAEIGKAIGKPELPWVEFTDEQAYDGMRGAGLPEDISRNYVEMGAALRTGIIWDDYEANGSPIIGKTKLEDFAKKFAPAYNA; encoded by the coding sequence ATGAAAATAATTATAACAGGGTCATTAGGCAACATCAGCCGTCCATTATCAACCACACTTGCAGCTAAAGGACATAACGTAACCGTTATTAGCAGCGACAATAAAAAAGTAGAACAAATTAAAAGCATTGGCGCTACGCCGGCTATAGGATCAGTTTCGGATGAAACATTTCTGACCACAACTTTTACAGGAGCTGATGTGGTTTACCTGATGGTTCCAACAGATTTTTCTGCCCCCGACATTAAAGCTAACATCGCTTCTGTTGGCGAACATTATGCTAATGCAGTTAAAGCAGCAGGTGTTAAAAAGGTTGTAATGCTTAGCAGTTTAGGCGCGCATTTGCCTGAAGGTACCGGCCCTATTGCAGGTATACACCGTGTTGAAGAAACGCTAAAGAAATTAGAAGGAGTTGATTTATTGATTCTTCGCCCGTCTTACTTTTACAATAATTTTTACGCGGATATCGCTATGATAAAAAACGCGGGCATAATAGGATCAAATATTGGTGCCAACCAGGACCTGGTTATTGTTGACCCGGAAGATATAGCCGCTGTTGCTGCCGAAAACATTGAAAAAGGATTCACCGGTACCCAGGTTGTTTACATAGCCAGCGACAAACGCAAATTAAGTGAGGTTGCCGCCGAAATTGGGAAAGCTATTGGTAAACCGGAGCTGCCTTGGGTTGAATTTACAGACGAGCAAGCTTATGACGGAATGCGTGGTGCAGGTTTGCCCGAAGATATCTCTCGCAATTATGTTGAGATGGGTGCCGCCTTGCGCACCGGCATAATTTGGGATGATTACGAAGCCAACGGATCACCAATTATTGGAAAAACCAAATTGGAAGATTTTGCCAAGAAATTTGCACCCGCGTACAACGCTTAA
- a CDS encoding glycoside hydrolase family 25 protein translates to MPVKSSKPKPIPKAKPVRKSPVRKKKTSKKSTWWRWPLAGLILIILSPLYYGYVLKFFSATWRWVADIGEPANYRTYQSFGIRIPVKYKIHGIDVSYAQGKINWQQVAAMEEDSVRIKFAFIKATEGLLTVDPYFKRNWREAAKVGIVCGAYHFFRPAKDGAWQARFFLQNVKPESGDLPTVVDIEVLDGVSPQKMRKELQAYVKKMEAVTGVKPIIYTSISFYKDYLDGHFDGYPLWIAHYYQSELKLTEDTNWWFWQHSDKATINGIGHVVDFNAFKGDSLQLQKMLVR, encoded by the coding sequence GTGCCAGTAAAATCGTCAAAACCAAAACCAATACCCAAAGCCAAACCAGTCAGAAAATCCCCGGTACGAAAAAAGAAAACCAGTAAGAAAAGTACATGGTGGCGATGGCCGCTCGCAGGCCTAATACTCATTATACTGTCGCCGCTTTATTACGGCTATGTATTAAAGTTTTTCAGTGCCACCTGGCGCTGGGTTGCCGACATTGGCGAACCAGCCAACTACCGAACTTATCAAAGTTTTGGTATCCGCATTCCGGTTAAATATAAAATCCATGGTATAGACGTGTCGTATGCGCAGGGAAAAATCAACTGGCAGCAGGTTGCAGCCATGGAAGAGGATAGTGTGCGCATAAAATTTGCATTTATTAAGGCGACAGAAGGCCTGTTAACGGTTGACCCTTACTTTAAACGTAATTGGCGTGAAGCTGCCAAGGTTGGTATTGTTTGCGGGGCTTATCACTTTTTCCGGCCGGCAAAGGATGGTGCCTGGCAGGCCCGCTTCTTTCTGCAAAACGTAAAACCTGAGTCGGGCGATCTACCTACTGTGGTAGATATAGAAGTGCTGGATGGCGTATCGCCACAAAAAATGCGTAAAGAGCTACAGGCTTACGTAAAAAAAATGGAGGCCGTAACTGGCGTAAAGCCTATTATTTACACCAGCATCAGTTTTTATAAAGATTATCTTGATGGACATTTTGATGGATACCCGCTATGGATAGCCCATTATTACCAAAGCGAATTAAAGCTGACTGAAGATACTAATTGGTGGTTCTGGCAACATTCGGATAAAGCTACCATTAACGGTATAGGGCATGTGGTTGATTTCAATGCTTTTAAGGGAGATAGTTTGCAACTGCAAAAAATGCTTGTACGGTAA
- a CDS encoding DUF1801 domain-containing protein gives MAKNKTTENATSVADFINSVADENKRNDSFKIVELIEHETGLPAKMWGPAIVGFGSYHYKYESGREGDAPLVGFSPRANAITFYIATGFAERDDLLNQLGKHTTGKGCVYVKKLNDIDTDVLKKLIRRSIEYMQEKYK, from the coding sequence ATGGCAAAAAATAAAACTACAGAGAACGCGACAAGCGTTGCTGATTTTATTAACAGCGTGGCGGATGAAAATAAACGCAACGACAGTTTTAAAATTGTGGAATTGATAGAACACGAAACTGGCCTGCCTGCAAAAATGTGGGGACCTGCCATTGTTGGTTTTGGTAGTTATCATTACAAATACGAGAGCGGCCGAGAAGGCGATGCACCACTTGTTGGTTTTTCACCCCGTGCCAATGCTATTACTTTTTATATTGCTACAGGTTTTGCTGAACGAGATGACTTGCTGAACCAATTAGGTAAACATACCACGGGAAAAGGTTGTGTTTACGTTAAAAAGTTGAATGATATTGATACTGATGTGCTTAAAAAGTTGATAAGGCGTTCGATAGAGTATATGCAAGAGAAGTATAAGTAA
- a CDS encoding YiiX family permuted papain-like enzyme, producing the protein MKRLLTLALIALTIGLSSYNVGNPAKSIFLSNNQNADLQSGDIIFQTNSTGLSAAIQLATRSKYSHCGIIFKQNNGFYVLEAVGPVKATPLTEWIAHGDGGKYVVKRLKNAASVLTPDNLVKIKLAEEQLKGKDYDLTFEWNDERIYCSELVWKMYKRGAGIEIGKLEKLKDFDLTSPVVKAKLKEHYGDKVPLNETIISPVAIFNSPLLVTVKSN; encoded by the coding sequence ATGAAGCGATTATTAACCTTAGCCCTCATTGCACTTACAATTGGCTTAAGTTCCTATAATGTCGGGAATCCGGCTAAAAGTATCTTTCTATCAAACAATCAAAATGCCGACCTGCAAAGCGGTGATATTATTTTTCAAACCAACAGTACAGGGTTGAGTGCTGCTATACAGCTGGCTACCCGTTCCAAGTATTCGCATTGCGGGATAATATTTAAGCAGAATAACGGTTTTTACGTGTTGGAGGCCGTTGGCCCGGTAAAAGCCACGCCTTTAACCGAATGGATAGCTCATGGTGATGGAGGTAAATATGTAGTGAAGCGGTTAAAGAATGCTGCTTCCGTTTTAACACCCGATAATCTGGTAAAAATAAAACTTGCAGAAGAGCAATTAAAAGGCAAGGACTACGATCTTACGTTTGAATGGAACGATGAACGGATTTACTGTTCAGAATTGGTTTGGAAAATGTATAAACGCGGCGCAGGAATCGAAATAGGAAAGTTGGAAAAACTGAAAGATTTTGACCTGACAAGTCCCGTAGTTAAAGCAAAACTGAAAGAACATTACGGCGATAAAGTGCCACTGAATGAAACTATTATTTCTCCGGTAGCTATTTTTAATAGTCCGTTATTGGTTACAGTCAAGAGTAATTAG